A region of the Phaseolus vulgaris cultivar G19833 chromosome 11, P. vulgaris v2.0, whole genome shotgun sequence genome:
ggtgattcaagaaactctgaagacgccgagggcattcgtagcagatcacctggtccttcagataagcaagtcgacggagagagcagcgagaagccataagtctttgacgcaagaaactcttagatcgccaagaattagggcatgtcgaggagagaaggtggacgtgatgcaggtctgcgccacccatgagccagacacttggatagcgcaatacaagcggtgcttggcagatggcctcctcccgctggatccaacagaagctaggaaggtaaagaaaaattccagcaagtatacattgattgatggcgatttgtacaggtttgggttcactcacccactcctggaatgtatacacggcgagaagtgcacgagaattatggcagagctccacgaaggaatatgtggaagtcacgtcgggggtcgagctctggccgcgaggactctccgtgcaggctactattggccatccatgagagaagattgcaagaagtatgcccaatgctgtaaacagtgccagcagcacgccgattggcataaggcacctcccgaggagttgaagtcgatttatagcccttggccgtttcatacttggggaatcgacatcctgggaccttttccactggcgatcaggcagatgaagtacttggtggtggcgattgagtacttcaccaagtggattgaagcagaaccagtggcccagatcaccgcacacaagatcgaaggctttatatggaagaacatcgtgtgccggtttggagtgcctaagcgcctggtgtcagataatgggacgcagtttgcaagccacctgttgaagaagctttgcgaaggggttggaattcaacaagtgtttgcatccgtcgagcaccctcagacgaatggccaggtggaatcagctaatcgggtgttgttgagaggtttgaagagaaggcttgagaaagccaagggaagttgggctgaggaggtgccccgtatagtctgggcgtaccacaccaccgagcagtctggaacccatgagaccccgtttagcttggtctatgggtgtgacgccatgattccggtggagatccaggaaagctcgccgagattccagaacttcgtagaggaagactcgaatgaagagagaaggctgaacctggatctgctggatgaagtcagggaggaggcaaggctgaaggctgaggcggtgaagagaagggtcgagcgaaggtacaattctaaggtgatgccaaggcagtttagagaaggcgatctggtgatgaggaaggcccaccagtacgagatggagaataaactatcacccaagtggactgggccgttcagaataaccgaggcgctcgggaacggagcctaccgcttagagacgctggaaggaggggcgattcctcgcacctggaacgccacacacctgaagttgtactatagttaagagctttgtaagtaaagacaaacacaatgttatattacgatgtctctgttaaaacagtttcaagggggcactcttttttccctaaggagggtttttaatgaggccacccaataaaagaagagttttcgaagtataaggtgtttccagattgcatgtgtgctgttttcgaaagttttgaagaaagaccttgtcatttgtacatgatttgaggcaagaaaagatatatcgcgtgctttctaaaaggttttaagtcctcatcgtctttcggcgattggaggcaccagttaagttttaaagtcctcatcgtctttcggcgattggaggcaccagttaagttttaaagtcctcatcgtctttcggcgatcggaggcaccagatgaaagacctcaacgccctcgcgcgttttgaggcaagttaaaagtcctcctcgccgttgagcgagtgcaggcgagaaagagaaaaagtcctccgtgtttctgggagcgagaagatgtaactcctggggcaatgtcgaggcaagttaaaagacctcctcgccgttgagcgagtgcaggcgagaaagaggaaaagtcctccgtgtttctgggagcgagaagatgtaactcccggggcaacgtagaggcaagttaaagacctcctcgccgtcgagcgggtgcaggcgagaaaggtcctcagtgcatccaggggggaggagatgtacaccctgggcaagttgaggcatcaaataaagtccttctcgccgttgtgcgagctcaggcgagttaaagaccttctcgcttatgtgcgggtataggcaagataaaatccttctcgtcttgaacgagttcaggtatggcgaagagggtggaagaagcttgaaaggtggctaaggtaggttcgaagagaacgccaagccagccggtcttcagctctgaagttcaggggggtaaaggaagatcccaaagggcatttctgccccagataaagaaatgacttcCAAAGCATGAAGCTgggaaaagctggtgttaccaagaggtttcggcgatcgggaaaagttcaaacacggcgagaagattgaaagacttgtttgataaagcaggtcgagtgggacgttgtttgaaccgatgattgagttacagttcgttgcttggaaacttttcttatgatcaggttagtgcctcaagggtacaagttgtttaaagcgattgttgcttaagtttgaatcggctcgaagcagttacgccaaaggtcgtgtttgcaaaatcgctaagttaaactcggcaaagttaaacatacaaagaaggtgaaagcgctcaaaagaagtcagaagaaagaatatccaagtttcgctattgaaataagtaactgtttaaaacacatatgcaagagtttttacaaggtaagtacaagtgaatttataaagaagcagatggggtggaattggttgagccttcggcgggaacgacctttccatctactacttcgttgtttaacgacaccatgctgaggtcgagatcagggaataggcatgcgaattgctcccgagcggcttcgaatccagcagtcaaaatctgagcagaatttagcttaagttcttcaaattgtccttgaagctcttcaacctgtttcttgagctccttgttctgctgcccctgctcttcaacctgtttttggagttgtttgttagtctcttgagcatggagaaggtcgtcagtaaccttcttggattctgtttgagcttgggccaactcggcagccatcttccctttctccttgtttgcctcggcgagatcagccatggcgtcgtctctcgctttctctacttgcccaagtagcttctcgcggtcgattgacctttgctccagtttttgtaccttatcggcattagcttgaatgtgagcctccaggtcgctcgccttggtgcgcagaggcacgattttgctttcaagttcaactttttcttgggcaagttcatggactttgcggcgaaggtcagcagcttccttgcgcgcaagcctaagctcggtactcagggcatcctctactcgggagtgttccatttccgtgagcgttaggctgaaggccaccttctccacctcaaccttcattgtgctgttttcagtcttgaggtggtagagatcatcttgaagcctcctggtggagctctccacagcccttgttatgattgatgggatatcctctgctatggttttgagtttggcagtcagaggttcccacatccttgtgacttcaagggaaaggttggatgcctggagaggcgccaggggggcttgtggagggttctcgccgccaccttccttagcagggttttcaatgtttgcttcctggcgtggcgacgcgaCCGGGGActcggtaattagaattggggaggtgtgagcaacctcattcccggtcggaacgttctctgcagctgaagcatttgaaggagggccccctccagctgagatatggggcgtagaggcacttggggggtcctccagaaagtttggctcttgagcctcgactgctggtggcgcagtggccagtggagttgcttggactggtggtgaaggggctcgtggtgttggcgatgagggaggacgagcaggtgttgatggtggtgttgaagctggaagagggggtggggcaggtggagaaggtggtgccacccttttcctctttgtaacgaggccatcctcagtgacctcgtcgtcctcttcctcctcctcttggacgacttggggggcttttcgctttggccttttaaggaccagtttctttcgttgggtgggctccttaggcggtgatcgcccatgaatgatggccttctcgaccgccgagttgggtaccgtctgggaaccggtcgccaacccgtggttgcgggcgagcgccttcaagtcggcgagcatgttcttacccaacatggtatctgcatgaaacgaaagtgcatgagttagctcaaaGGGGAAAAAGATTAGTGTACAAGGCAATGAGACAGCAaaaacaggcatatgcagaaaagataaaaccaaagtcttgtgcgtgtcgcacaagacgcccagaaacaatatcagaagcaatgtcaagacaagagtgtagcgtcctgacctatttggaattccaactggtcctcaaagaactcgaaggaaatcagggtgggggtcaagaatgttatgtgggcatctgccaccctcttccagaataggcaaaggtctcggtccaaagctcccatggtatcaggacttctgggcctcctgaagcagctcttggactcctttttccccttgtccacccagtacaaggggaaaccgtcgagaagggaagtgtctttgtcatttgcgcgaacctggatgaacttccccttccaatccttgtacgactgctggaagatggtgaaaatggatctcccagcaatggcattcaggctgacccacaggcgatctcctgggtgcttggcctcaaacaggaataaaaacacgtccactgacgcgggcaaccccaggtgggcgcacgttatctcgaaagctcggacaaacgcccagctgttggggtgaagctgggcgacagcgatgttgagctcggttaagagttccctctcaaatcgagtaagagggaacctgagtttgaccttcttgaagaaagtggtgtagacgaagcagaagggcccgtcggcgctcactttgtcatcggcgcacactggcagagcggcggggcaaggcagcaccatcattctctcatcgtgctccttgtgaaacgattggtgggcctcgtccccattggtcaatcgcagaaccgctcccgcagtgttcaccgacgaggtttcctttaagagggttgggttagcccatgggtataaagtcttgaagtctggcagagggatgggggctcctccagcgtttggtggagtcgcctgggccagagcggtttgggaagacgcaggcctcacagcctgcgaagagggagcaccacgcacttgcgttgagtcgtgtgcttgtgaaggagggtttcgcgctgatggaggggggttcggggtaatcttggtgcgagtcatggtagcaactgcaaaggaagaagaaagagaaagaataataatcaggagggttacaaaggctgactcgatcatagaaggaaggtgaaagacgaacgaatgtgagttcgttgcgacgatcgacaaagccctaagttacgcagaaggagaaatggaaaaacagcccacagcgtatgcaccagacagttacaggatgatgcaaatcggtgaaaatgcaagggaacccagcagatgaaggaaagtagttacctttcgatgatcaggagaacgttgaagggaggtggtgatctagagcgtcgaggaacgtcgagagctttcgcagaaggaaatgagagcgtatgcaagtgtgaagaaagtgatggaacagtaggagcgtaaggggtttaagggttttcgaaatggttttgggaagcgctaacggcagatgaagatagccgttgatgagagccacgtgtcgaacgatgcgcgaagggtttggtggagcgtcagagcagcagaaagtactatcgcttggaattctgcgtccatgccacgtagaccggtgttaacgaaggctttttcagtcttttcgctagacaagtcttcgcttaagactggggggcttgtgtaccgccctggtggtcgggtgtgatgacgtggcaccctgctacagtgtaggcgtgttgacaaggcgccaggttggcagttaggaaggaagtcgggaggcacgtgtagtcgccgattgttaagttggcgtgttccgatctccagcttaccagaataggcgatcgccaggttgaggatgaagtcgccagatgcagactcaggcgaccaagcagtcggagatcgccagaacaagcacatcgccgatgataaaggagaagcagattatgaaggcggccggcgagaccacagggaaggtgtatgaagaccctaactcgccagtttcagtagggatcgcactcctaagttagctatgcactgggcagtaccatgcataggtaacttagccaaaatgagagtagaagcagcgccaagtcagggagcctccagatgatggcacgtgtacagttggatacgagccacgtgtccaagtctgtaactgccaggagagagaaaatcaccaggtatataagagctcttagcgaactttttgaggtacgcacgttcagttcatacactttacgcttgcgagtgacagagctgttttgtgagagagtttttgcacggttccagttcttagtatttggtgataccgtcactgacttgagcgtcggagtgcgatcggccgcagcggcgccgtatcgtttctttgcaggttcttgagatagatccagaggaggaacagaagtgagaagcggcgcgcacgtcgatcctttgacgaggcattctccagcgctccggtcaacaggcaggatcagaacCGAAGCACGTGAAGGCAAAAAACGAAAGTAAAATCACACAGGCGGAATTCTATATCTCAATGGCACGAAAGTAGTCATGCAAAAACCCAAAGTTGTAACGAAAGTGCAGacaattcaaagaattacaagtttatcaaagaggGTTAAAAGCAAGTGTAAAGGAATAAAGTGATGGTCGAGGGTGGCGGTTCAATCGTCCAGCTCCAGGGGCACGacttttccatcaacaatgtgctgagtggaatcgcagttggaaatgtcgatccccggATTCATGCAGACAGCTTGTGCCAGAGCCTcctggaatccctcctcgaaggtgcccgccatgtcctggatgagggtctttttgtccttctctagctcctcaatggtggcgtccccagaagctacctgcttctccaaagcctccttttcCACACGGATTCGGCAaacctcgacctgcagtttgtcgtagtcaacctggagaagacccatagctttggcctgggtagccatttccccctccatccgctccatttCGTCAGCTTGCTCACAGCAgcggtccttcaagtccttttgaacttcttcgTAAGCTTCGACTATGTCTTGAAGGCTCGTTACCTGAACTttgagggcgacttcccgagcgtagaagtcggcctggagctccaccgcctctgccagttgtttttcggcctctgctttggactcttgcgcctgcttcagggtggtttggtaagtttcgttTTGGCGTCCCAGAATCTTCCTTTCCTCCTCCAGAGcagctacccttgtttccaaggcctggagggtttgggtttgcaaagcagcgtttctggcctgggcgcaccattcaagggccaccgccaagaaggcccccaagtagaagggcatgccctccttcctgtcggaaCCCTCTGGCATTGTtccaccactgaagcccctcatcagatgcataattagaggagggatggcgataagatcgggggcggcagcgacgggggcaggagaagcagagacctctgccggtggtggaggtggagcagactcGGCGCCTTCGCCTACATCCTCTTGGACGATTGTGGGGGGAAGGGAagtggcgcttggagggttgtccctgaaagaatcctctccctggggcgacgccgctggtaggaggggaacccttgcagatttcctcctcttgaagggtgccacgccatccgagtcctcatcgtcggatatgatctccaagacccgtttccctttgtcgagGGGGGTTGGGGCCGGCGATGAGGCCACGGCCAGAGGAACGGCGGCAATGGGCAGAGGAGAGCCGGGAGTCTGAAGCGCCTCGGGGCTATGTGGGgatggtgaagatgagcctagtggggctTCGGCAGTGGCCGGTGGTGGCAGGGACAGGGTTGATGGGGGGTTCGagtcagcagcaggggcggaggaggcgcccgctttGGCAGCACGAGCGTCCTTTatcgctttcgccagcatcatccttttggaggcgCCCATCACCGACCCTACATTCAGATAAACCAAGCAACAGAAGTCAAAGCCAAAGCAATCATGCAAAATCACAAAACGCGTAGAAACGTGAGACGCAAATACCATGGTACAATGGAAAACAGGTGGAAGAAGCCAGAGGAACAAACATCTGGTAGTAAGGTACAGATAACAAAAGATGGTAAGGGAAGAGTCTCCCTACCAAAAtatgtggtcagggcgtgagcgttGTATTCGCTCGCGATAAGCTTCAATGTATCGAAGACAATCCCCAgtccagccaaggccttgcatacctccctatcagcaggggatagctcatccagggctttggccctgagcagcttagggtgctccgtccagtacaggggaaagccgtctaaggctgtggggtcgtgcttggcgctgcacaccctaaagaattttcctttccagtttttgtaggagttctggaagagggagaggatgatCCTCCCTGTGATCccggagaagcttacccaaaagcttttcccctgtttcttcatttcgaagaaatgcaagaaaacatccacggaaggaaggatgcccaggtgcccgcagagaatttgaaaaccccttataAATGCCCatctgttgggatggagctgggcgggggctgtgttaatctcggtgaggagttccctctcaaagggCGTGAATGGGAGGCGCACCCCGACGCGTTTAAAcaccgtctggtacatgaagaagaagggactcccctttctaggtctgtcatccACACACACAGGTTCCCCCGGTCGGCCGGAACGAACGGAGATGTGCGCGTCAtgagtgcggcagaaagcattaaagttatacaagtggggatccccacgatgattctccaggtcctgaaaggatgtcaggctggtacactcgttcaaAAGCTCGTCAGGGGCCCATGTatagaaggctttatagttggacttgggggtcttggggggagaaccagACTGGGATTTCGagcgcgtcatggtgtgaataaatagctggagaaagaagaaaggaaaaagggttttaacaaagtgatgccaagacagaaaagggggtaaaaccccaggaaataccacccacgcgagaaaacccagaaagaaggagaagggaacagagaagaaaggagaagcagaagaacacagtaatgcataaacgtaaacagtcccaggcagttcaataaactaTGCAATGCGACGAAGGAGAAGAGTCGGGATGtgcaaaaatcatacctttgttgTCGAAGTAAGGGAGGAAGGAGAGCACGAAGGAAAGAGCAGGAGTTACAGGGAAAGggtttgaaggcgatgaacagtgcgaagatgcagagagaatggatgtaacagtggtgtgagcgcggggtttggggtaacttgaacgttacattttcaacccaagaggcgctaatcaggagccgtgagatcgtgccacgtgtcaaaggattaagcgctcaaggggagcgcaagagactctagaggctggccgtgtgatgagccacgtggcgcacgattaagcgtagccccaaaaggtgttattttccccgcttcagaggatgtccaatcagccattaagagcgcccctatggttcagagagtgtcacgtcaataattcgagaattgttgagtcagcagggaatgacacgtcatcagggtggcacgtggacggcgtgggcgaggccttagtctttgcgttgaagacaagtcttcggcttaagactggggggcttgtgtaccatcccgtatccgggcgttgtcaaagtcaaggtcaaagtcaacgccaggATTCAAAGttaacacaaggcgtcgcctagatgaagagacgccaagtaccagcgtcgccaagaggaagcgtcgccaaggcgaggggtcgcctaggtggaggcgtcgcccaaccagggcgtcgccaagatcaaatatcattaagtcaaggcaGTCACAGcgcggttccccgatacccatgggtaggaaagaccatggagggagcgacgccgtgggaaggcctcaggtcccgataatccggggtagtgataaagagaaggaaaaggtggcttcaaggccagcaccagtgtagggcagcctgactcgtgaagtacccttgccgccccagagacgcctttgggacagatacgactcaaggggagggtcacgcccagggtagccaggtgcagggtacgagaggaaggcagatacgctctcaaagtgagtgactagatgattgggggcacgagttggcacccaaaatgtcaccccttgcgcaatagcactcccaagcaggaggactcacatgtagaaacgtccccagatggggtcatggcgctgtgaggccctccacgtgtacgacagccaggtcagaatagaaacaccattttgtcaggtaccaggtaattaaagtcatttaatacagtttctgtttcgagcgtttaaggtactataaaggctcccaagcgtttcaacgtcttaaatgagctacgttttctaattagatgcGTTAATTAAGCGCGTTACGTTtcatgattaaaagcgctttaaggcgctttaaatgcttgggtagtttaaatagcgccgagaatgttgggaacagggttcgaactttttggcaaattttccagaaactctctagttgcttgctcgagccttgaggtgaGGGACAAGGGattggggaaagatctttgccagaatgagaaaatacacactagacacagttttcctttttaccaccttcagagtgccatacgcggtgctccgatacggaggtgcatagttttcggtgtttcttgctggctgacttgagcgtcggagtgcaaacggccgctagggcgcccttttgttcttctttgcaggaatccacaggtaatcagtgggaaggagtccctagctgacggttgaggttgcgcacgaagacgtcccaggtcaaccggacggaacaagaTTCAGCacagattttcattctaactttccaaaattgataattcaaaccacagaacaaaggtggtctgttaattgacgCACCCTCCCCCAAAAGGTATtttttcagccatagaaaaatgattttaggatgaaacttgaatatttttcaagtaccaagctcttgatgccaattgttagaatatatggcgttaacgagaggggggtgaattgtttaagaggggtttttgaaaactttttcagctagaacaaaatcctttgtgtgaatccagatcagaatttcagttagccaagaatttaagcacaaaacagcaaagcaccagaaaaacaatcgcttgtttataccagtaaagcaataacaactgaatttgaaggagtttaagggaagaaagagatacacagacaatttatactggttcactcttaaaccaagagctacatccagtccccaaaagCCACTAGGCAATCCActaaacaatcaaaacaaattacacacaaaccaccaatgtagtgaccttgaacccttcaagaaacacactcactttggcacaacacacaccaagaatgttgatcttgaccacctcaagagcgcACAACACTCCTTAGCAACAACActagaaaatacaaaagattcagaacgaattacacttgtttacagatcaatctgaaatcaatacagatgcaatcatattccactctttcttgaaaaaacccaaagcttgatgtgaatgttcaaaacttgaaagctatatttctcacaactgaaaactcaaatatgtttctcttctttgttttaaaacataaacaaaccatttatacttttcaaaaagattagtcaaagcatttaatagaggagcgtattcagttggaaatcatttaaagcacattcaaccattaaaacaaaattttgtaggattttcaaagaaacaatcgattgaaaccattaaacaatcgattgttttggtttgacagcaagtcaaccaaccaaaacagttttcaaccttttaaaaaacacctaagagtaaaacaatcagttgtttcgacaaaacaacaagttgtttttcacttagtttgacaaacacttaatttcaaaaaggttttaaaaacacattagctttagattcaacaaatagtggattacacttttaaacttcccagatcctatcctaaacacagcagcaactccagccttacatcaaacacttggatttggattcttcaaagcccttgatcactcttgatcaacaatcctGCCCAATTAATAGGAAGAAACGAGCCTTACAATTATGGTTGGGGCCAAATTTTTTGTCGCAATTAAAGCAAAGACCCTTTTCTCTACGGGAAACTCTTTCCTCTGGGCTCAACCTACGAAATTGGATTTTGGGTGGGGTGGGGAGAAGTGGGGTTGTGGTAGTGTTGGTGGTTGTGGAAGGCGCAGGTGTAGTATGTTTACCCCTATAACCGCGACGGCGGTCCTCAATCTTGTCTCGTGGAGTTTTGCCAGGGCCATGGCTTGAGGAAGAGACAAAGGTTGTAATGCTTGAACCTCTCTGCGAATGTCCGGTGAGAGTCCAGAGATGAAGCAACTAAGGAGGAACGAAGGAGCGAGGCCAACAATGTGATTTTCCAAATGTTCAAACTCATTCAAATAATCATTGGCAATACCACGTTGAGTAAGTTGAACAAGGCTCATTTGGGGTCATCATAGAACGACGATGCAAATCTGGTTTCGAGAGCTTCGAGCAAGCTAGGCCACGA
Encoded here:
- the LOC137838500 gene encoding uncharacterized protein produces the protein MHLMRGFSGGTMPEGSDRKEGMPFYLGAFLAVALEWCAQARNAALQTQTLQALETRVAALEEERKILGRQNETYQTTLKQAQESKAEAEKQLAEAVELQADFYAREVALKVQVTSLQDIVEAYEEVQKDLKDRCCEQADEMERMEGEMATQAKAMGLLQVDYDKLQVEVCRIRVEKEALEKQVASGDATIEELEKDKKTLIQDMAGTFEEGFQEALAQAVCMNPGIDISNCDSTQHIVDGKVVPLELDD